CTACGGGCTGCGCACCGGCTGCTCGTGTGCGCGACGGGGACGGTGCTCGCAGCCCTGATCGGCACGCTCGCGGGGATTCTGGCGGCATACTTCCGTGGATTCGCGGACATGCTGCTGATGCGCATGGTCGACATCGTGCTCGCATTCCCCACGCTCGTCTTCGCGATGCTGATCGTCTCGCTCTATGGCGCAGGCAACCTCACGATCATCGTCATCTGCGCCATAGTGTTCTTCCCCAGCTTCGCCCGGCTGACGTACGGCGAGGTCCTCTCGCTGAGACGAGCGCTGTACGTCGAGTCGGCCGAGCTGTTCGGCGGCACGCGGTGGCAGATCATCAGCGGTCCGCTGCTGCGCGGGGTCGGCCCGCTCGTGCTCGCCCAGGGCTTCCTGACGCTCGCGTTCGCCGTGGGTCTGGAGTCGGGCCTGAGCTTCCTCGGCCTGGGCATCACCCCGC
Above is a window of Microbacterium suwonense DNA encoding:
- a CDS encoding ABC transporter permease, coding for MLAALIGTLAGILAAYFRGFADMLLMRMVDIVLAFPTLVFAMLIVSLYGAGNLTIIVICAIVFFPSFARLTYGEVLSLRRALYVESAELFGGTRWQIISGPLLRGVGPLVLAQGFLTLAFAVGLESGLSFLGLGITPPTPSLGLMIASGQQYFLQSPWQLLIPSIVLVVLLVIFGYVADWIRDLLDPRGVGKVKRGRRGGAAPRVTAAEMIEGVSA